In Myxocyprinus asiaticus isolate MX2 ecotype Aquarium Trade chromosome 46, UBuf_Myxa_2, whole genome shotgun sequence, a single window of DNA contains:
- the LOC127436135 gene encoding transmembrane protein 248-like isoform X3, with amino-acid sequence MGQWRPLSNLRHQLSRHPPVVVFFLCLLILSITFVCIGLYTQYHDIKNPDISLDWNQVLGSVAGFKFCTNLNDTAQLEEDSPRMVEHADRTAANVSMSTTHVSFQVPLVLLGDVPAESIICATMLGSQLGMKGAAAKTSVNISLLLQTDVLNSNSKGVSGPNTLNTQTPARTQTRPMLTCLQITALTYVLPQTQLPPECSVAENVDMSTSPVRTVAVESFKHNSPHCFSLQFTPDPHLTVMLTPESLLSP; translated from the exons ATGGGTCAGTGGAGGCCTCTGTCTAACCTGCGACATCAGCTGTCTCGACACCCTCCTGTTGTTGTGTTCTTCCTGTGTCTGCTCATTCTCTCCATAACCTTTGTCTGCATTGGACTTTACACTCAGTATCATGACATCAAGAACCCTGACATAAGCTTA GACTGGAACCAGGTTCTGGGTTCTGTTGCTGGTTTCAAGTTCTGCACAAATCTGAATGATACAGCCCAGCTGGAGGAAGACTCTCCTCGAATGGTGGAGCATGCAGACAGAACTGCAGCAAATGTTTCCATGAGCACCACTCATGTTTCCTTTCAAGTACCACTGGTGCTTTTAGGGGACGTCCCAGCTGAGAGTATCATATGTGCAACAATGTTGGGCAGCCAGCTGGGCATGAAAG GAGCTGCAGCAAAAACATCTGTGAACATATCTCTACTCCTGCAGACTGATGTTCTGAACTCAAACTCAAAAGGGGTGTCTGGACCAAATACCTTAAATACCCAAACTCCTGCTAGGACACAGACCCGACCAATGCTGACCTGTCTTCAGATCACTGCCCTCACCTATGTTCTCCCTCAAACTCA gcTACCCCCAGAATGCTCAGTTGCGGAGAACGTAGACATGAGTACTTCACCTGTCAGGACTGTTGCTGTAGAATCATTTAAGCACAATTCTCCACACTGCTTCAGCCTTCAGTTCACACCAGATCCACACCTGACCGTCATGCTCACTCCG GAATCATTGCTGAGCCCCTGA
- the LOC127436135 gene encoding transmembrane protein 248-like isoform X2: MGQWRPLSNLRHQLSRHPPVVVFFLCLLILSITFVCIGLYTQYHDIKNPDISLDWNQVLGSVAGFKFCTNLNDTAQLEEDSPRMVEHADRTAANVSMSTTHVSFQVPLVLLGDVPAESIICATMLGSQLGMKGAAAKTSVNISLLLQTDVLNSNSKGVSGPNTLNTQTPARTQTRPMLTCLQITALTYVLPQTQLPPECSVAENVDMSTSPVRTVAVESFKHNSPHCFSLQFTPDPHLTVMLTPDEKSMCSYHLLLVSITLLVLCVLMGLCGTFSSSKSPRSYHGNDLLKESLLSP, encoded by the exons ATGGGTCAGTGGAGGCCTCTGTCTAACCTGCGACATCAGCTGTCTCGACACCCTCCTGTTGTTGTGTTCTTCCTGTGTCTGCTCATTCTCTCCATAACCTTTGTCTGCATTGGACTTTACACTCAGTATCATGACATCAAGAACCCTGACATAAGCTTA GACTGGAACCAGGTTCTGGGTTCTGTTGCTGGTTTCAAGTTCTGCACAAATCTGAATGATACAGCCCAGCTGGAGGAAGACTCTCCTCGAATGGTGGAGCATGCAGACAGAACTGCAGCAAATGTTTCCATGAGCACCACTCATGTTTCCTTTCAAGTACCACTGGTGCTTTTAGGGGACGTCCCAGCTGAGAGTATCATATGTGCAACAATGTTGGGCAGCCAGCTGGGCATGAAAG GAGCTGCAGCAAAAACATCTGTGAACATATCTCTACTCCTGCAGACTGATGTTCTGAACTCAAACTCAAAAGGGGTGTCTGGACCAAATACCTTAAATACCCAAACTCCTGCTAGGACACAGACCCGACCAATGCTGACCTGTCTTCAGATCACTGCCCTCACCTATGTTCTCCCTCAAACTCA gcTACCCCCAGAATGCTCAGTTGCGGAGAACGTAGACATGAGTACTTCACCTGTCAGGACTGTTGCTGTAGAATCATTTAAGCACAATTCTCCACACTGCTTCAGCCTTCAGTTCACACCAGATCCACACCTGACCGTCATGCTCACTCCG GACGAGAAGTCTATGTGTAGCTATCACCTGTTACTGGTCAGTATTACACTGCTGGTTCTCTGTGTCCTGATGGGTCTCTGTGGAACTTTTTCCTCGTCGAAGTCACCACGTTCATACCATGGAAATGACCTTCTAAAG GAATCATTGCTGAGCCCCTGA
- the LOC127436135 gene encoding transmembrane protein 248-like isoform X1, producing the protein MGQWRPLSNLRHQLSRHPPVVVFFLCLLILSITFVCIGLYTQYHDIKNPDISLDWNQVLGSVAGFKFCTNLNDTAQLEEDSPRMVEHADRTAANVSMSTTHVSFQVPLVLLGDVPAESIICATMLGSQLGMKGAAAKTSVNISLLLQTDVLNSNSKGVSGPNTLNTQTPARTQTRPMLTCLQITALTYVLPQTQLPPECSVAENVDMSTSPVRTVAVESFKHNSPHCFSLQFTPDPHLTVMLTPDEKSMCSYHLLLVSITLLVLCVLMGLCGTFSSSKSPRSYHGNDLLKVVIWVLNFRAYQ; encoded by the exons ATGGGTCAGTGGAGGCCTCTGTCTAACCTGCGACATCAGCTGTCTCGACACCCTCCTGTTGTTGTGTTCTTCCTGTGTCTGCTCATTCTCTCCATAACCTTTGTCTGCATTGGACTTTACACTCAGTATCATGACATCAAGAACCCTGACATAAGCTTA GACTGGAACCAGGTTCTGGGTTCTGTTGCTGGTTTCAAGTTCTGCACAAATCTGAATGATACAGCCCAGCTGGAGGAAGACTCTCCTCGAATGGTGGAGCATGCAGACAGAACTGCAGCAAATGTTTCCATGAGCACCACTCATGTTTCCTTTCAAGTACCACTGGTGCTTTTAGGGGACGTCCCAGCTGAGAGTATCATATGTGCAACAATGTTGGGCAGCCAGCTGGGCATGAAAG GAGCTGCAGCAAAAACATCTGTGAACATATCTCTACTCCTGCAGACTGATGTTCTGAACTCAAACTCAAAAGGGGTGTCTGGACCAAATACCTTAAATACCCAAACTCCTGCTAGGACACAGACCCGACCAATGCTGACCTGTCTTCAGATCACTGCCCTCACCTATGTTCTCCCTCAAACTCA gcTACCCCCAGAATGCTCAGTTGCGGAGAACGTAGACATGAGTACTTCACCTGTCAGGACTGTTGCTGTAGAATCATTTAAGCACAATTCTCCACACTGCTTCAGCCTTCAGTTCACACCAGATCCACACCTGACCGTCATGCTCACTCCG GACGAGAAGTCTATGTGTAGCTATCACCTGTTACTGGTCAGTATTACACTGCTGGTTCTCTGTGTCCTGATGGGTCTCTGTGGAACTTTTTCCTCGTCGAAGTCACCACGTTCATACCATGGAAATGACCTTCTAAAGGTAGTAATTTGGGTTCTAAATTTTAGAGCTTACCAGTGA